In the Roseimicrobium gellanilyticum genome, one interval contains:
- a CDS encoding DUF6527 family protein: MLDLRFVKQMPEALEGNTLYVSIEHCTVMHLCCCGCGREVVTPLSPTDWQLYFDGESLSLTPSIGNWRFPCRSHYWIRRSRAEWCPSWDDSREEKPSSEPAESSDGVAESETIEPQEPSTPSNPSVWQQIWNWLRH, from the coding sequence ATGCTCGACCTTCGATTCGTGAAACAGATGCCTGAAGCGCTCGAGGGGAACACTCTGTACGTTTCCATTGAGCATTGCACGGTGATGCATCTTTGCTGTTGCGGCTGTGGTCGGGAAGTGGTGACACCATTGTCTCCGACAGATTGGCAGCTCTACTTTGATGGTGAGTCGCTGTCGCTGACTCCATCTATCGGCAACTGGCGCTTCCCATGTCGGTCACACTATTGGATTAGGCGCAGTCGTGCAGAATGGTGTCCTTCATGGGACGATTCTCGGGAGGAGAAACCTTCAAGTGAGCCAGCGGAATCAAGTGATGGAGTTGCCGAGAGCGAAACAATCGAACCCCAAGAGCCTTCCACACCTTCTAACCCCAGTGTGTGGCAGCAAATCTGGAATTGGCTGCGACACTAA
- a CDS encoding ThiF family adenylyltransferase: MSEQLIDLSPDLRRLRNEGYEVEVRGSYLLVSHVPYVDQNKKVLYGILVSDLDLAGNRTAKPRTHVIHFIGAHPCNRDGRVISPITHASERKQLMEGLVVEHSFSNKPKEGYPDYYEKVTRYIEIISAPAKSIDEKATATTFRVIPSTANDSVFYYLDTNSSRGEIEAISAKLKGLRIGIIGLGGTGSYVLDLVAKTPVAEIHLFDVDPFAQHNAFRSPGAPTLQQLELPQPKVAYFSDIYGRMRQHIVPHEELIHAENVHELEQLDFVFICVDDGPARAVIVDFLESREKSFIDVGMGIQVCDGKLLGSVRVTASTPSNREHFGKVVSFQEARNDDYHTNIQIAELNMLNAALAVLKWKKLCGFYQDFEEEHHTVYSINDNLLLGEYARPSIRETDA; encoded by the coding sequence ATGTCCGAGCAACTGATAGATCTTAGTCCGGACCTCCGGCGTCTCAGAAACGAGGGGTACGAGGTGGAAGTTCGCGGCTCGTACCTGCTGGTCAGTCATGTTCCCTACGTAGACCAGAACAAGAAGGTTCTGTATGGAATACTCGTGTCGGACTTGGACCTGGCAGGTAATCGCACTGCCAAGCCAAGGACGCATGTGATCCACTTTATCGGAGCCCATCCGTGCAATCGCGATGGAAGGGTCATCTCGCCGATTACGCACGCCAGTGAGCGGAAGCAGCTGATGGAGGGGTTGGTTGTGGAGCATTCTTTCTCGAACAAACCCAAGGAGGGATATCCTGACTATTATGAGAAAGTGACGCGGTACATCGAGATCATCTCGGCACCAGCCAAGTCTATCGACGAAAAAGCCACCGCGACAACATTTCGCGTGATCCCTTCCACGGCCAATGACTCAGTCTTCTACTATCTTGATACCAACTCCAGCCGTGGAGAGATTGAAGCGATCAGCGCCAAGCTCAAAGGTCTTAGGATTGGGATTATTGGCCTGGGTGGCACCGGCTCGTATGTGCTCGACTTAGTGGCAAAGACACCCGTCGCTGAGATCCATCTATTCGATGTCGACCCATTTGCGCAACACAACGCTTTTAGGTCTCCTGGGGCTCCAACACTGCAGCAGCTAGAGTTACCGCAACCCAAGGTGGCTTACTTCTCGGACATCTACGGTCGGATGCGTCAGCACATTGTCCCGCATGAGGAATTGATTCACGCAGAGAACGTACACGAGTTGGAACAGCTCGATTTCGTATTTATCTGCGTTGATGATGGGCCTGCGAGGGCAGTCATTGTTGATTTTCTGGAGTCCAGAGAGAAGTCATTCATTGATGTTGGGATGGGAATACAAGTGTGTGATGGGAAGCTTCTGGGCAGCGTTCGCGTGACAGCGAGCACACCTTCGAATCGGGAGCACTTCGGGAAAGTTGTCTCATTTCAGGAAGCCCGGAATGATGACTATCACACCAATATTCAGATTGCTGAACTGAACATGCTCAATGCTGCGCTTGCTGTGTTGAAGTGGAAGAAGCTCTGTGGGTTCTACCAAGACTTTGAGGAGGAACACCACACTGTATACTCGATTAACGATAATCTCCTTCTCGGCGAATATGCTCGACCTTCGATTCGTGAAACAGATGCCTGA
- a CDS encoding multiubiquitin domain-containing protein has protein sequence MNTPLIEPQHPVHSSEDRSNSQRGAKWFAHINDVRIPTPQRRVLVKVLKTQGNSPEAHALVRDHNSPEDPVFADDAVVDLAQGNVFYSVPLCDLKPRGQCTAPPKLAYSVDDGVEITIRPDQSGRTVRDWFGLDCQKDLFRDYESPHDSPIEDGDSAFFGDGPVFYTRQTKGITIVINGRERVVTSRLISYEEVVQLGIGSPDPNTAYTVTYSKGPDHKPKGTMVAGDVVKVKCGMNFNVRATDRS, from the coding sequence ATGAATACCCCACTTATCGAACCTCAGCATCCAGTGCACTCTTCAGAAGACCGCTCGAACTCTCAAAGGGGCGCCAAATGGTTTGCTCACATCAACGATGTGAGGATTCCTACTCCCCAAAGACGAGTTTTGGTCAAAGTGCTGAAGACGCAGGGCAATAGCCCAGAGGCCCATGCGCTTGTTCGCGATCACAACTCCCCCGAAGACCCGGTGTTTGCTGACGATGCAGTCGTTGATCTCGCACAGGGCAATGTCTTCTACTCTGTACCGCTGTGCGACTTGAAACCTCGTGGCCAGTGCACAGCACCTCCCAAACTGGCATATTCCGTGGACGACGGGGTCGAAATCACCATCCGTCCCGACCAGTCTGGTAGGACCGTTCGTGACTGGTTTGGATTGGATTGCCAGAAAGACCTCTTCCGTGACTATGAGTCTCCGCATGACTCGCCTATTGAGGATGGAGATTCGGCCTTTTTCGGTGATGGCCCCGTGTTTTATACACGCCAAACCAAGGGTATAACAATCGTCATTAATGGTCGCGAGCGAGTCGTGACCTCTCGGCTGATTTCATATGAGGAAGTCGTACAGCTTGGAATCGGGTCGCCAGACCCGAACACAGCATACACGGTTACCTACAGCAAAGGACCAGACCACAAGCCCAAGGGCACCATGGTTGCTGGTGATGTCGTGAAAGTAAAATGTGGAATGAACTTCAATGTCCGAGCAACTGATAGATCTTAG
- a CDS encoding helix-turn-helix domain-containing protein, whose protein sequence is MQVGPRIRSLRLEKGFTLPQLAEEAKVSVGMLSQLENADENSANPNLQTLRKIAGALNVTVGDLLGKAIAKTRTFIPEKLDRGLSEFLERARKRGEDLDEGVLQGCYGMQERDGAPKTADDWEFLYKTIKMTFDTRRRQ, encoded by the coding sequence ATGCAGGTAGGTCCTCGAATTCGTTCTCTACGCCTTGAAAAAGGATTCACGCTTCCTCAGCTGGCGGAAGAGGCAAAAGTCTCCGTTGGCATGCTGTCTCAGCTTGAGAATGCTGATGAAAACTCAGCAAATCCAAATCTTCAAACTCTCCGCAAAATCGCCGGCGCACTTAATGTGACTGTCGGAGACCTTTTGGGTAAGGCAATCGCAAAGACCCGGACCTTTATTCCAGAGAAGCTAGACCGAGGGTTATCAGAGTTTTTGGAGCGAGCTAGAAAGCGGGGCGAGGATTTAGACGAAGGGGTGTTGCAGGGGTGCTATGGCATGCAGGAACGAGACGGTGCTCCAAAAACAGCAGACGACTGGGAATTTCTCTACAAAACCATTAAAATGACGTTTGATACGAGAAGACGGCAATGA
- a CDS encoding ImmA/IrrE family metallo-endopeptidase, whose protein sequence is MLMSKLAEQGEIPQETIRRLARNVVSDARSSGWNEMPFDVELLAELQCIEVKCAEGDIRAEARLMPLPGNRLIIEYAADAPVRRRRFSICHEIAHTLFPDCYERVQHRRNNESFDRVHSELELLCHVGAGEFLMPLEEFLEATNGRLPSLEVAHELGNSFDASQEAALRRMVDLSGDPFCLLWISERLKPTEERNAGPELNLGFAGPSMKLRVDYQFGSPSWKTFVPKHKSIPDGSVLYQTLSDRLPRALSEDWSELDLGRLRVEAMTSMHSEPSARGIMVLLSSHE, encoded by the coding sequence ATGTTGATGAGCAAACTGGCTGAACAAGGGGAAATTCCCCAAGAGACGATCCGCCGCTTAGCGCGTAATGTAGTCAGCGATGCACGGTCTTCGGGATGGAATGAAATGCCATTCGATGTTGAGTTATTGGCTGAATTGCAGTGCATCGAAGTGAAGTGCGCAGAGGGTGACATACGCGCTGAGGCACGGCTGATGCCTCTTCCTGGCAATCGCTTAATCATTGAATATGCCGCTGATGCTCCGGTAAGACGTCGGCGTTTTTCCATTTGTCATGAGATCGCCCACACGCTTTTTCCAGACTGTTATGAGCGGGTACAACACCGGCGTAACAATGAGTCTTTCGACCGCGTTCATTCCGAGCTTGAATTGCTCTGCCACGTTGGGGCGGGTGAGTTCTTGATGCCGCTGGAAGAGTTTCTCGAAGCAACTAACGGGCGACTACCTTCGTTGGAAGTCGCACATGAGCTTGGCAATTCCTTTGATGCGTCGCAGGAGGCGGCTCTTCGACGAATGGTTGATCTGTCCGGCGATCCGTTTTGTCTCCTTTGGATTTCCGAACGACTAAAGCCGACAGAAGAGCGGAATGCGGGACCGGAACTCAATCTTGGGTTTGCAGGCCCATCCATGAAGCTCCGTGTCGACTACCAGTTCGGCTCTCCTTCTTGGAAAACTTTTGTCCCCAAGCACAAATCCATTCCGGACGGTTCGGTGCTCTACCAGACACTTTCTGATAGATTGCCTCGTGCACTTTCAGAGGACTGGAGTGAGCTAGACCTTGGAAGGCTTCGCGTTGAGGCTATGACGAGCATGCATTCGGAACCTTCCGCTCGTGGGATTATGGTTTTACTAAGTTCGCACGAGTGA
- a CDS encoding TetR/AcrR family transcriptional regulator: MGRTSDAKERLLEAALDLIWERSYGVVTIDNICEAAKVKKGSFYYFFNSKAELAVATLNNHWANYGRAKWDEMFSPSLPPLVRIRTFMQSVHDSQAEIRAEYGRVLGCPCFCLGTEVANDDEALRGVAQDILAKQLRYFESAIRDAQAEGVVGAGNASMKARCLFALFEGSLAQARIQDDLEILRTLPDSAMDLLGVAPANIPACLPKVSCAAAASDSTTSKASAPATEVVSAPVSDHSPSLATA; the protein is encoded by the coding sequence ATGGGCAGAACCAGCGATGCCAAAGAACGCCTCCTCGAGGCGGCGCTGGATCTTATCTGGGAGCGCAGTTATGGGGTGGTGACCATCGACAACATCTGCGAGGCGGCCAAGGTGAAGAAGGGGAGCTTTTATTACTTCTTCAATTCCAAGGCAGAACTGGCCGTGGCCACCCTGAACAACCACTGGGCGAACTATGGCCGGGCGAAGTGGGACGAGATGTTCTCCCCCAGCCTGCCGCCGCTGGTGCGCATCCGTACCTTCATGCAGAGCGTGCATGACAGCCAGGCGGAGATTCGCGCCGAGTACGGTCGCGTGCTCGGGTGCCCGTGCTTTTGCCTTGGGACTGAGGTGGCTAACGACGATGAAGCCCTGCGTGGCGTGGCCCAGGACATCCTGGCCAAGCAGCTCCGCTACTTCGAGTCGGCCATCCGCGATGCCCAGGCGGAAGGCGTGGTGGGCGCTGGCAATGCCAGCATGAAGGCCCGCTGCCTCTTCGCCCTGTTCGAGGGGTCCCTCGCGCAGGCCCGCATCCAGGATGACCTGGAGATTCTCCGCACGCTGCCGGATTCGGCGATGGACCTGCTGGGCGTGGCCCCGGCGAACATCCCCGCCTGCCTGCCCAAGGTTTCCTGCGCGGCGGCCGCTTCAGATTCTACGACTTCCAAGGCATCTGCCCCAGCGACCGAGGTCGTATCTGCCCCTGTCTCCGACCATTCTCCCTCCCTGGCGACGGCCTAG